Proteins encoded within one genomic window of Leptolyngbya sp. FACHB-261:
- a CDS encoding methyltransferase domain-containing protein, whose translation MVASARARTGGAEDPWQPILSSLVQRFDREYRGEPFDLPAEAEAMPLFRERIAGTLQAHLTSPFWDLARISKGQRCLDIGCGVSFLIYPWAEWGAFFYGQEISAVARDALNGRGPQLNSKLFKGVQLGPAHSLNYDPGQFDVVIATGFSCYFPPEYWRSVLSEVQRVLRPGGSFVFDVIDPDTSLAENWAILEMYFGVEVFLEPLERWQQVIREAGATLSASRPGDIFQMYRVTFA comes from the coding sequence GTGGTTGCTTCCGCCCGAGCGAGAACTGGAGGTGCTGAGGATCCCTGGCAGCCGATCCTCAGTTCCCTGGTACAGCGTTTCGACCGTGAGTATCGAGGTGAACCTTTTGATTTACCTGCTGAAGCAGAAGCAATGCCTCTGTTTCGGGAGCGCATAGCAGGCACGTTACAAGCTCATCTCACCTCGCCTTTTTGGGATCTGGCGCGCATTAGCAAAGGCCAACGATGTTTAGATATCGGTTGCGGCGTCAGTTTTCTGATTTATCCCTGGGCAGAGTGGGGCGCATTTTTCTATGGCCAGGAAATTTCAGCTGTAGCTCGTGATGCTTTGAATGGACGTGGTCCTCAACTCAACTCCAAGCTGTTCAAGGGTGTACAGTTAGGGCCAGCTCATTCTTTGAACTATGACCCTGGACAGTTTGACGTGGTGATCGCCACTGGCTTTAGCTGCTATTTTCCACCGGAATACTGGCGGTCAGTCTTGTCTGAAGTGCAACGCGTGCTTAGGCCAGGGGGCAGCTTTGTTTTTGATGTCATTGACCCTGACACCTCCCTCGCCGAGAATTGGGCGATTTTAGAAATGTACTTTGGCGTAGAAGTTTTTCTAGAGCCTCTGGAGCGCTGGCAGCAAGTCATTCGGGAGGCTGGAGCAACCCTCTCTGCTTCTCGTCCTGGTGATATTTTCCAGATGTACCGAGTTACGTTTGCCTAG